One Sinorhizobium arboris LMG 14919 genomic region harbors:
- a CDS encoding IlvD/Edd family dehydratase produces MADALNGLKQGLTHYGDAGFSLFLRKAFIKAMGYSDKALERPVIGITNTFSGYNACNRSVPAIIEAVKRGVMLAGGLPIEFPVVSVHEAFSHPTSMYLRNLMAMDVEELVRAQPMDAVVLIGGCDKTVPALLMGAASVDLPAILTVAGPMITGSHKGERLGACTDCRRFWGQHRAGVFDELEIEEIGNKLAPGPGTCMVMGTASTMALVSEAMGMMLPGGAAIPAVHADRLRHAEVTGERAVMLASAKLRPSQIMTRNSLENALRVLQALGGSTNGVIHLAAIAGRLGFDLNLEELDQIGAEIPVLVDLKPSGQHYMEDLFKAGGLTAVLREINHLIDKECITVTGKTLGENIAMQPASWPNDVVRPIEDPVHRGGGIRVLRGNLAPKGAIIKQAAATPGLLKHTGRAVVFTSLEDMADRIDAPDFDVNADDILVLQNAGPKGGPGMPEVGCMPIPRKLAVAGVKDMVRISDGRMSGTAFGTVVLHVSPEAAVGGPLSLVRNGDLIRLDVEEGLLELLIDESELVRRRCEWTPPSHTHVERGYAKLYFDEVLQAEDGCDFNFLRAKPREVLSATNGRNCRDQRRSTNMDSSAAGGRSLSG; encoded by the coding sequence ATGGCCGACGCGCTCAACGGCCTAAAGCAAGGACTGACACATTACGGTGATGCCGGCTTCTCGCTGTTCCTGCGAAAAGCTTTCATCAAGGCGATGGGCTATTCGGATAAAGCGCTTGAGCGGCCGGTCATTGGCATCACCAACACATTTTCCGGATATAACGCGTGCAACCGCTCTGTGCCCGCCATCATAGAGGCGGTCAAACGTGGCGTGATGCTGGCGGGCGGATTGCCGATCGAATTTCCCGTTGTTTCGGTGCATGAGGCCTTCTCGCATCCCACCAGTATGTATCTCCGCAACCTCATGGCGATGGATGTTGAAGAATTGGTGCGCGCTCAACCGATGGACGCAGTCGTTCTGATCGGCGGGTGCGACAAGACAGTTCCCGCCTTGCTCATGGGGGCAGCCAGCGTGGACCTGCCCGCGATCCTTACCGTGGCGGGGCCAATGATCACGGGAAGCCATAAGGGCGAGCGCCTCGGCGCCTGCACGGATTGTCGGCGCTTCTGGGGCCAACATCGTGCCGGTGTTTTCGACGAGCTGGAGATAGAGGAGATCGGAAACAAACTTGCTCCTGGGCCCGGCACGTGCATGGTTATGGGGACCGCAAGCACGATGGCCCTTGTCAGCGAGGCCATGGGCATGATGTTGCCCGGCGGTGCGGCCATTCCCGCTGTCCATGCCGATCGTCTTCGCCATGCCGAGGTAACGGGAGAACGTGCCGTCATGCTGGCATCGGCAAAACTGCGGCCGTCTCAGATCATGACGAGAAACTCCCTTGAAAACGCTCTACGGGTTTTGCAGGCGTTGGGCGGATCGACGAATGGCGTCATCCATCTCGCGGCTATTGCGGGACGTCTTGGTTTCGATCTCAATCTCGAAGAACTCGATCAAATCGGAGCAGAGATACCAGTACTGGTGGACCTGAAACCTTCAGGTCAGCACTACATGGAGGATCTGTTCAAGGCGGGCGGCCTGACCGCCGTATTGCGCGAAATCAATCACCTCATCGATAAAGAATGCATAACCGTTACCGGGAAAACGCTCGGAGAAAACATCGCAATGCAGCCTGCCTCCTGGCCGAACGATGTTGTGCGCCCGATTGAAGACCCGGTTCACCGCGGAGGCGGAATCCGTGTTCTGCGCGGTAACCTCGCCCCCAAAGGAGCGATCATCAAGCAGGCAGCAGCCACTCCAGGCTTGTTGAAGCACACCGGCCGCGCGGTTGTTTTCACGTCCCTTGAAGACATGGCGGACCGCATTGATGCACCCGACTTCGATGTGAACGCTGACGACATTCTCGTTTTGCAAAATGCAGGTCCAAAGGGCGGGCCCGGCATGCCTGAGGTCGGCTGTATGCCGATTCCTCGAAAACTTGCCGTCGCCGGCGTCAAAGACATGGTGCGAATTTCGGACGGTCGCATGAGCGGTACAGCTTTTGGAACAGTTGTTCTTCACGTGTCTCCGGAAGCTGCCGTGGGTGGACCCTTATCGCTTGTTCGCAATGGTGACCTGATCCGTCTTGATGTAGAGGAGGGGCTGCTGGAATTGTTGATCGATGAAAGCGAACTCGTGCGACGCCGCTGCGAATGGACGCCTCCTTCGCACACCCATGTCGAGCGCGGATACGCTAAGCTGTATTTCGATGAAGTGCTTCAAGCTGAAGACGGCTGCGATTTCAATTTTCTGCGTGCAAAGCCAAGGGAAGTCCTGTCAGCAACAAACGGCAGAAACTGCCGCGACCAGCGGCGCTCTACGAACATGGATTCGTCGGCGGCCGGCGGCCGCTCGCTGAGTGGCTGA
- a CDS encoding DMT family transporter, which translates to MQDKRPGYLYVLLAVILFAGQDGFSRLLVEKYPAIIVTMIRFWAFAAFVTVLAAFSPGGLRGALFTPRPILQLLRGVLLASNIVVIVYAYTIAGLAMSQAIYQATPLIVTVLSVPLLGEKVGWRRGVAVVVGLAGVLVLLNPVNAHFGTQFMLPLAASLLYALYGIATRAVSHYDSAVTSVLYAGIGGALAATSVGLFYWTPIHMADWPAMTALSVYGALSHFFLIRAYGLLNAGEVQPLTYLQLVLSVIVASVFFGETVSWNMAAGAAIVVGAGLFTVWREYRLAVRRSHLATMPNREAEPRQEPRPERFT; encoded by the coding sequence ATGCAAGACAAAAGGCCAGGCTACCTTTATGTCCTTTTGGCGGTGATACTATTTGCCGGTCAGGACGGCTTTTCCAGGCTGCTCGTTGAGAAGTATCCGGCAATTATAGTGACAATGATCCGCTTTTGGGCGTTTGCGGCGTTTGTGACGGTTCTTGCTGCATTCTCTCCGGGGGGCCTGCGAGGCGCCTTATTCACGCCGCGACCAATTCTGCAGTTGCTCCGCGGTGTTCTTCTAGCAAGCAACATCGTTGTCATCGTCTACGCTTACACGATTGCTGGGCTAGCGATGAGCCAGGCGATATACCAAGCGACACCACTGATAGTCACCGTTCTGTCGGTGCCGTTACTCGGGGAAAAAGTCGGTTGGCGTCGCGGTGTCGCTGTCGTTGTCGGCTTGGCTGGAGTTCTGGTGCTTCTAAACCCGGTGAACGCTCATTTCGGTACCCAGTTCATGCTTCCCCTGGCTGCTAGTCTTTTGTACGCGCTCTATGGGATCGCCACGCGTGCGGTCAGTCACTATGACTCCGCCGTGACAAGTGTCTTATATGCCGGTATCGGAGGAGCTCTGGCGGCAACATCTGTGGGACTGTTCTATTGGACGCCTATACATATGGCGGACTGGCCTGCAATGACGGCATTGAGCGTTTACGGTGCTCTCAGCCACTTTTTTCTCATCAGGGCTTACGGGCTTCTCAACGCAGGCGAGGTCCAGCCCCTCACGTACCTCCAACTCGTCTTGAGCGTGATTGTGGCGTCCGTCTTTTTTGGTGAAACTGTGTCGTGGAACATGGCGGCCGGCGCAGCCATCGTAGTCGGAGCTGGTCTGTTTACAGTTTGGCGAGAATACCGTTTGGCAGTGCGAAGAAGCCATTTGGCAACGATGCCAAATCGTGAGGCTGAGCCACGACAAGAACCAAGACCTGAAAGGTTCACCTGA
- a CDS encoding iron-sulfur cluster assembly accessory protein: MITLTDSAIAAVKFALSQASEPANGLRIKVQAGGCSGFKYHLGLENESRDGDAVIEAGGVKVFLDPDSQPHVGGMTVDFTTAVNSPGFIFDNPNARENCACGKSFG, encoded by the coding sequence ATGATAACGCTCACCGACAGTGCCATTGCCGCAGTAAAGTTTGCGCTTTCCCAGGCTTCCGAGCCGGCGAATGGGTTGCGCATCAAAGTGCAAGCGGGCGGCTGCTCGGGTTTCAAATACCACCTAGGTTTGGAAAACGAATCACGCGACGGTGATGCTGTCATTGAGGCGGGTGGGGTTAAAGTATTCCTGGACCCAGACTCTCAACCTCATGTCGGCGGCATGACTGTGGATTTCACCACGGCTGTCAATTCCCCCGGATTCATCTTCGACAATCCCAACGCACGTGAGAACTGCGCCTGCGGGAAGTCTTTCGGCTGA
- the nifS gene encoding cysteine desulfurase NifS: MKRVYLDNNATTRVDSEVLQAMLPFFTDHFGNPSSMHDLGDVASAAMKTARQQLQALIGAKFDHEIIFTSGGTESNNTAILSALGVMPGRTEIITSAVEHPAVLTLCAHLEKTSGIKVHRIPVDQHGRLDLDAYRIALTHRVAIVSVMWANNETGTIFPVAHLAEGAKEVGAIFHTDAVQAVGKLPMDLKSTAIDMLSVSGHKFHGPKGVGALYIKSGVPFDALLKGGHQERDRRAGTENTPGIVGLGKAAELALECMDEENTRVKSLRDRLEKGLLERIPKTSVNGDPLARLPNTTSVTFGGTVGEAIQLLLNRIGVACSSGSACNSGFQMQSHVLEAMNIPLTAALGAVRFSFSRFNCEEDVDQVLKVIPGIVKKLQGSYPAPVWWAKS; encoded by the coding sequence TTGAAGCGCGTCTATCTCGACAACAACGCAACGACACGCGTCGATTCCGAAGTCCTCCAGGCGATGCTGCCGTTCTTTACGGATCACTTCGGCAATCCTTCGTCGATGCACGACCTTGGCGACGTTGCTAGCGCAGCGATGAAGACAGCCCGCCAGCAACTGCAAGCTCTGATCGGTGCCAAGTTCGACCATGAGATCATTTTCACGTCGGGCGGGACCGAAAGCAACAATACGGCGATTCTTTCGGCTCTGGGCGTGATGCCTGGGCGGACAGAGATCATCACGTCAGCGGTCGAACATCCGGCGGTGCTGACGCTCTGCGCGCACCTTGAGAAAACAAGTGGAATCAAGGTGCACAGGATTCCGGTGGATCAACATGGCCGGCTTGACCTTGACGCCTATCGGATAGCCCTCACCCACCGTGTGGCAATCGTCTCAGTTATGTGGGCGAACAACGAGACGGGAACGATCTTCCCTGTGGCTCACCTTGCTGAGGGGGCCAAGGAAGTGGGCGCAATTTTCCACACCGACGCAGTGCAGGCGGTCGGCAAGCTACCGATGGACCTGAAATCGACTGCGATCGACATGCTGTCGGTCTCCGGCCACAAGTTCCATGGGCCCAAAGGTGTCGGTGCCCTCTACATAAAAAGCGGCGTACCTTTTGACGCACTCCTCAAGGGGGGACACCAGGAGCGCGACCGACGGGCGGGCACAGAGAACACTCCCGGGATAGTAGGTTTAGGCAAGGCGGCTGAACTTGCTTTGGAGTGTATGGATGAAGAAAACACACGGGTAAAATCGCTTCGCGATCGATTGGAGAAAGGACTTCTCGAGCGTATCCCCAAAACCTCCGTCAATGGCGATCCGCTGGCGCGGTTACCAAATACCACAAGCGTCACCTTCGGTGGGACTGTCGGCGAAGCTATACAGTTGCTGCTCAACCGCATCGGCGTGGCTTGCTCCTCCGGCTCCGCCTGCAACTCCGGTTTCCAGATGCAGAGCCATGTTCTAGAGGCCATGAACATACCTCTCACTGCAGCACTCGGAGCAGTGCGCTTCTCCTTTTCACGATTCAACTGCGAGGAGGATGTTGATCAGGTACTTAAGGTTATACCCGGAATCGTGAAGAAATTGCAGGGCTCGTATCCGGCTCCTGTCTGGTGGGCGAAAAGCTGA
- the nifW gene encoding nitrogenase stabilizing/protective protein NifW → MTCDREALSGDVTDIVARLKSLSAAEDFFETLGVSYEPKVLDVSRLHIMKRMGQYLAEEDISGHSARAAVARARDALERAYADFATSSPLSRRVFRVLQQHDPTRTAAPGQTFVPLDTVLKS, encoded by the coding sequence ATGACTTGTGATCGCGAGGCCCTCTCCGGTGATGTCACCGACATTGTCGCACGGCTAAAGAGCTTGTCGGCTGCCGAGGATTTCTTCGAGACCCTTGGCGTTTCCTATGAGCCGAAGGTGCTCGATGTCTCAAGGCTCCACATCATGAAGCGCATGGGACAGTATCTGGCGGAGGAGGACATTTCCGGTCATAGCGCCCGTGCGGCCGTCGCCCGTGCGCGCGATGCGCTCGAGCGCGCCTACGCCGATTTTGCGACCTCTTCGCCGCTTTCACGTCGGGTGTTCAGGGTCCTTCAGCAACACGACCCCACTAGAACTGCCGCGCCAGGCCAGACCTTTGTGCCGTTGGATACCGTCCTGAAGTCATGA
- a CDS encoding electron transfer flavoprotein subunit beta/FixA family protein: protein MHIVVCIKQVPDSAQIRVHPVTNTIMRQGVPTIINPYDLFALEEALKVRDYHGGDVTVLTMGPPMAEDALRKALTYGADRAVLLTDRHFAGSDTLATSFALSQAIAQIGNSFGTPDIVFTGKQTIDGDTAQVGPGIAKRLNLVQLTYVAKIASIDLSARTITVERRSEGGTQVLKSELPCLITMLEGTAAIRRGSLEDALRAARSEIVKWNAAEAGIEDITKCGLRGSPTVVKRVFAPTPRAEKATQIDTAEKTVRDVADELVTSIFTHQPALEHELSSTGSA, encoded by the coding sequence ATGCACATCGTAGTTTGTATTAAGCAGGTACCGGACTCAGCGCAGATACGCGTCCATCCGGTGACGAACACGATCATGCGCCAGGGCGTGCCGACCATCATCAACCCTTACGACCTGTTTGCTCTCGAAGAGGCTCTCAAAGTGCGTGACTACCATGGCGGTGACGTCACGGTGCTCACCATGGGTCCGCCAATGGCAGAGGACGCACTGCGCAAGGCGCTCACTTATGGCGCAGACCGAGCGGTACTCCTGACTGACCGTCACTTTGCCGGCTCCGACACTTTGGCGACTTCGTTCGCTCTTTCGCAGGCAATAGCGCAGATCGGCAACAGCTTTGGCACGCCCGATATCGTCTTCACGGGCAAGCAGACGATCGACGGCGACACAGCCCAGGTCGGCCCTGGAATAGCCAAGCGCCTGAACTTGGTGCAACTGACCTATGTCGCAAAAATCGCTTCCATTGATCTCAGCGCGCGCACAATCACGGTCGAGCGTCGCTCGGAAGGCGGCACGCAGGTCCTGAAGAGCGAGTTGCCTTGCCTCATCACGATGCTAGAAGGCACCGCTGCCATCCGCCGCGGCTCACTTGAAGACGCCTTGCGCGCCGCGCGCAGCGAGATCGTCAAGTGGAATGCGGCGGAAGCCGGTATCGAAGACATCACCAAATGCGGGCTGCGTGGTTCACCGACAGTGGTTAAGCGGGTCTTCGCCCCTACTCCGCGAGCGGAAAAGGCGACGCAAATCGACACCGCCGAAAAGACGGTGCGCGACGTAGCTGATGAACTGGTCACTTCCATTTTCACCCACCAGCCGGCGCTGGAACACGAGCTCTCCTCTACTGGTAGCGCGTGA
- a CDS encoding electron transfer flavoprotein subunit alpha/FixB family protein, with protein MGTQKSKASPPAGGRADTKKKLPERFRDYRHVWVFLELERGQVHPVSFELLGEGRRLADQLGVQLAGVILGPPGDSTQHAVSEAFAYDADLVYLVEKPLLTDYRNEPFTKALTDLVNKYKPEILLLGATTLGRDLAGSVATTLLTGLTADCTGLDVDADGSLAATRPTFGGSLLCTIYTLNCRPQMATVRPRVMRMPQRSNKPIGRVIRHDLRMLEDEIVTKVIDFLSDGQSENANLAYADVVVAGGLGLGALENLQLLKNLAQTIGGDYGCSRPLVQKGWLAADRQIGQTGKTIRPRLYIAAGISGAVQHRVGVEGADLIVAINTDPNAPIFDFANVGVVADAISFLPALTEVFIKRLAPRNPMRLVN; from the coding sequence ATGGGAACTCAAAAAAGTAAGGCATCGCCTCCCGCCGGCGGCCGCGCCGATACGAAGAAAAAGCTGCCTGAGCGTTTCCGGGACTACCGGCACGTCTGGGTTTTTCTGGAGCTAGAGCGCGGTCAGGTCCATCCCGTCTCATTCGAGCTTCTTGGCGAAGGCCGCAGACTAGCTGACCAACTGGGCGTTCAGCTTGCAGGCGTTATTCTCGGGCCGCCGGGAGACTCTACCCAGCATGCCGTTTCTGAGGCCTTCGCCTATGATGCGGACCTGGTCTATCTCGTCGAGAAGCCGCTTCTCACCGATTATAGAAACGAGCCTTTCACCAAAGCACTGACAGATCTCGTCAATAAATATAAACCCGAGATTCTGCTTCTGGGGGCGACGACACTGGGAAGAGACCTCGCCGGTTCCGTCGCGACGACACTGCTGACGGGGCTCACAGCCGACTGCACTGGGCTTGATGTGGATGCGGACGGTTCGCTCGCAGCCACCCGGCCGACATTCGGCGGCTCGTTGCTCTGCACGATCTATACGCTCAACTGCCGTCCCCAGATGGCAACTGTGCGACCAAGGGTCATGCGCATGCCGCAGCGGTCAAACAAGCCGATCGGACGGGTAATCCGGCATGACTTGCGGATGTTGGAGGATGAGATCGTCACGAAAGTGATCGATTTCCTATCCGACGGCCAGTCGGAGAACGCCAACCTCGCCTATGCGGATGTGGTAGTTGCAGGGGGGCTTGGACTCGGCGCTCTTGAGAACCTGCAGCTGCTGAAGAACCTCGCGCAAACGATCGGAGGTGACTATGGCTGTTCTCGACCGCTAGTGCAAAAAGGATGGCTGGCGGCCGATCGGCAGATCGGCCAAACCGGCAAGACGATCAGGCCGCGGCTCTATATAGCGGCTGGAATATCAGGTGCAGTGCAACATCGCGTTGGCGTCGAAGGAGCTGATCTCATAGTCGCTATCAACACCGATCCGAACGCGCCGATCTTCGACTTCGCCAATGTCGGTGTTGTCGCCGATGCGATCAGTTTTCTGCCAGCGTTGACGGAAGTTTTCATCA